One Ardenticatenales bacterium DNA segment encodes these proteins:
- a CDS encoding sugar ABC transporter permease, with translation MSSTVVRGSNMTMKQRKQTGIIIRWIVALILIFFAVFPVIFTLSASFNPSDSLATQTLLPRNASLDNYRELLTNPVFPYWRWYFNSLKIALISTILSVSITTLAAYAFSRLRFTGRVNLLKMILLIQVFPGILAIVAIFLLVSQIGDVISTLGLNTHAGLILVYMGGAMGVNIWLMKGFFDSIPRDIDESAMVDGATHWQTFTMLLLPLLRPILIVVAILTFIGTYGDFLLARVLLKSTEQYTIMVGLQIFTSGQFSQKWGQFTAGALLAALPIMLIYLVLQDRIVGGLTQGAVKG, from the coding sequence ATGTCTAGCACCGTCGTTCGTGGCTCCAACATGACCATGAAGCAGCGCAAGCAAACAGGCATCATCATCCGCTGGATAGTGGCCCTGATCCTCATCTTCTTCGCCGTCTTCCCCGTCATCTTCACCCTGTCCGCCTCCTTCAACCCTTCCGACTCCCTGGCAACGCAAACGCTCCTCCCGCGCAACGCCTCCCTGGACAACTACCGCGAGTTGTTGACCAACCCCGTCTTCCCCTACTGGCGCTGGTACTTCAACTCCTTGAAGATTGCCCTCATCTCCACCATCCTCTCCGTCTCCATCACCACCCTGGCCGCCTACGCCTTCTCGCGCCTTCGCTTCACGGGGCGCGTCAACCTGCTGAAGATGATCCTCCTCATCCAGGTCTTTCCGGGCATCCTGGCCATCGTCGCCATCTTCCTCCTCGTCTCCCAAATTGGTGATGTCATTTCCACGCTGGGATTGAACACCCACGCCGGCCTGATCCTCGTCTACATGGGTGGGGCCATGGGCGTAAACATCTGGCTCATGAAAGGGTTTTTCGACTCTATCCCCCGCGACATTGACGAATCCGCCATGGTGGACGGAGCCACGCACTGGCAGACGTTCACCATGCTGCTGCTGCCTCTGCTGCGCCCCATCCTCATCGTCGTCGCCATCCTCACCTTCATCGGCACGTATGGAGACTTCCTCCTCGCCCGCGTCCTCTTGAAAAGCACCGAGCAGTACACGATCATGGTCGGTCTGCAAATCTTCACCTCCGGCCAGTTCTCGCAAAAGTGGGGCCAGTTCACGGCAGGCGCCCTGCTAGCCGCCCTGCCCATCATGCTCATCTACCTCGTCCTGCAAGACCGCATCGTCGGTGGCCTGACACAGGGCGCGGTTAAGGGCTAA
- the malF gene encoding maltose ABC transporter permease MalF, translated as MSVFDVAKTKNRASSERPSTTSTLIRILITLAVDVGAGWLALNFWSNGVPYLAAVIAAIAVLWTWVLLRKEAYPIRWMVIGLTMMILFAIYPIFFTIYVAFTNFGDGHLLAKDQAIVQIEKETYLPEGKAAFTWTAFRAADGSFALWLQQDSNPGMLAKPDEPITTPNPGDQGVGEFDENGIPVSIEGYDRLNKLTVLRYMNDLGNLRFGVDEQIVQITSTEAASEREPLYRYDAEQDRLVNQETGEIFVPIEGTFTGQTSGKELIPGFQTTVGFGNFQRFFTSPALRGPLLRIILWNFAFAFLSVVMTFALGLAIAYLFNDPEFPGKKIIQSLLLIPYTIPSLITILIWRGLMNPDVGIINRTLSGLIGFSPPWFTDQWWAKMAILIVNLWLGYPYFMLICSGALQAIPQDIYAAAEVDGANGWQRFRLITLPLLLVAVGPLMVASFTFNFNNFNLIYLFISGGPPIAGTISRAGHTDILISYVYNLAFAGGRGADYGLASAITIVIFVIVAAITLAQFRWTRMWEEVSENV; from the coding sequence ATGAGTGTCTTTGATGTCGCCAAGACCAAAAATCGAGCATCCTCTGAGCGCCCATCTACCACCAGCACTCTCATTCGCATTCTGATTACGCTGGCCGTAGACGTAGGGGCCGGCTGGCTGGCTCTCAATTTCTGGTCCAATGGCGTTCCCTACCTGGCCGCCGTCATAGCTGCCATCGCCGTCCTCTGGACATGGGTATTACTGCGAAAAGAAGCATACCCTATCCGCTGGATGGTGATCGGCCTGACGATGATGATCCTATTCGCCATCTACCCCATTTTCTTCACCATTTACGTAGCCTTCACGAACTTCGGCGATGGTCATTTGCTCGCCAAAGACCAGGCAATCGTCCAAATAGAAAAGGAAACCTACCTTCCCGAAGGGAAAGCGGCCTTCACCTGGACCGCCTTCCGCGCCGCCGATGGCAGCTTTGCGCTCTGGCTACAACAAGACAGCAACCCAGGAATGTTGGCAAAGCCAGACGAACCCATCACGACCCCCAATCCAGGTGACCAGGGAGTGGGAGAATTCGACGAAAACGGCATTCCGGTCAGCATCGAGGGGTATGATCGTCTGAATAAGCTCACCGTGTTGCGGTACATGAACGATCTGGGCAATTTACGCTTTGGCGTAGATGAACAGATTGTACAGATCACGTCCACGGAAGCCGCCAGTGAACGGGAGCCGCTGTACCGGTACGACGCGGAGCAGGATCGGCTGGTGAATCAGGAAACGGGTGAGATTTTTGTGCCCATTGAAGGCACGTTCACCGGGCAAACCAGCGGCAAAGAACTGATTCCGGGCTTCCAGACTACGGTCGGCTTTGGCAACTTCCAGCGATTCTTCACCAGCCCCGCGTTGCGTGGTCCTTTGCTGCGCATCATTCTGTGGAACTTTGCTTTCGCTTTTCTCAGCGTGGTGATGACGTTTGCATTGGGGCTGGCTATTGCCTACCTGTTCAACGATCCGGAATTTCCGGGCAAGAAGATCATCCAGTCCTTGTTGCTCATTCCCTACACAATTCCCAGTCTAATCACGATCCTGATCTGGCGCGGCTTGATGAACCCGGACGTAGGTATAATCAACCGTACGCTGAGCGGTTTGATCGGCTTCTCCCCGCCCTGGTTCACGGATCAGTGGTGGGCCAAGATGGCTATCCTCATTGTAAACTTGTGGCTGGGCTATCCCTACTTCATGCTCATTTGCAGCGGCGCGCTGCAGGCCATTCCGCAGGATATTTATGCCGCGGCGGAAGTAGATGGGGCAAATGGCTGGCAACGGTTCCGCCTGATCACGCTGCCGCTGCTGTTGGTCGCGGTTGGCCCGTTGATGGTAGCTTCCTTCACGTTCAACTTTAACAACTTCAATCTGATTTATCTCTTTATCAGTGGGGGTCCGCCAATTGCCGGCACTATCAGCCGCGCCGGCCACACAGACATCCTCATCAGCTACGTCTACAACCTGGCCTTTGCCGGCGGGCGAGGCGCGGACTACGGCCTTGCCTCCGCCATCACCATCGTCATCTTCGTCATTGTTGCCGCCATCACCCTGGCGCAGTTCCGTTGGACCCGCATGTGGGAGGAGGTAAGTGAAAATGTCTAG
- a CDS encoding extracellular solute-binding protein, translating to MMNKKLLTLLAALLLVGILALTACGGGTAEPTEAPQPTEAVVEPTEAPMEEPTEAPMEEPTEAPMEEPTEAPMEEPTEAPAVEPEVSIRVWADDTRAPILVELGDAFAAEYGVGLIVEQVADIRDQFVIAAPAGEGPDIIIGAHDWIGQLVASGLLAPMDLGTKNDQFLPASLSAFTYDGVLYGMPYAIENLAFFRNSDLVPDAPATWDDVVTIGTQLQADGKTTYGFALTGTTYDAFPLQTAFGGYIFGRDDNGNYNPNDLGVDSPGMVAAADWIAQNVADGFMPDSTDWDTAHVLFETGEVPFLMAGPWALDRIRESGIPYAISDFPDNGQPFLGVQGFMVNALSDNVLLAQAFLTEFVATPEVMQALEDAGNRPSAYLPVFDAITDPDLLAFGEAGTNAIPMPAIPEMGTVWGSWGDAFTLIINGDDTPDNALATAAAQIRSLIGGAMAGMVNVPGSWQAAAGCPGDWQPDCELTALTDNGDGTYSGTFTVPAGDYEAKVALDGSWALNYGVDGKQDGDNYTFSVSADGPVTFTYDSSTNILTIEAP from the coding sequence ATGATGAACAAGAAGTTACTCACCCTATTGGCCGCGCTGCTGCTGGTTGGCATCCTTGCGCTGACCGCCTGCGGTGGCGGCACAGCCGAACCCACCGAAGCGCCCCAACCCACCGAAGCCGTGGTCGAACCCACCGAAGCGCCGATGGAAGAGCCGACCGAAGCGCCGATGGAAGAGCCGACCGAAGCGCCAATGGAAGAACCGACCGAAGCGCCGATGGAAGAACCCACCGAAGCGCCGGCAGTGGAACCGGAAGTCTCCATCCGCGTTTGGGCGGACGACACCCGCGCTCCCATCCTGGTTGAATTGGGCGACGCCTTCGCCGCCGAGTATGGCGTTGGCCTGATTGTGGAACAGGTCGCCGACATCCGTGATCAGTTCGTGATCGCCGCCCCTGCCGGCGAAGGCCCGGACATCATCATCGGCGCGCACGACTGGATCGGCCAGCTCGTCGCCAGCGGTTTGCTCGCTCCCATGGACCTGGGAACCAAGAACGACCAGTTCTTGCCCGCGTCCCTGAGCGCCTTCACCTACGACGGCGTTCTCTACGGGATGCCCTACGCCATTGAAAACCTGGCCTTCTTCCGCAACAGTGACCTGGTCCCCGATGCACCGGCGACCTGGGACGACGTCGTCACCATTGGCACGCAACTGCAAGCGGATGGTAAGACCACCTACGGCTTCGCACTGACAGGCACCACCTACGATGCTTTCCCGCTGCAAACCGCTTTTGGCGGCTACATCTTTGGCCGCGACGACAACGGCAACTATAACCCCAACGATCTCGGTGTTGACAGCCCCGGTATGGTGGCCGCCGCGGACTGGATCGCCCAGAACGTGGCCGATGGTTTCATGCCGGATAGCACCGATTGGGACACCGCGCATGTGCTGTTCGAGACCGGCGAAGTGCCGTTCTTGATGGCTGGCCCCTGGGCTTTGGACCGCATCCGCGAATCTGGCATTCCTTATGCTATCAGCGACTTCCCGGACAACGGGCAACCCTTCCTGGGCGTCCAGGGCTTCATGGTGAACGCCCTCAGCGACAATGTGCTGCTGGCGCAGGCGTTCCTCACGGAATTTGTGGCGACCCCCGAGGTCATGCAAGCATTGGAAGATGCCGGCAATCGTCCCTCCGCTTACCTCCCCGTATTTGATGCCATTACCGATCCTGACCTGCTCGCGTTTGGTGAAGCGGGAACAAATGCCATCCCGATGCCGGCAATCCCCGAAATGGGCACCGTTTGGGGTTCCTGGGGCGACGCCTTCACCCTGATCATCAACGGCGACGACACCCCCGATAACGCCCTGGCCACCGCCGCCGCCCAGATTCGCAGCCTCATCGGCGGCGCCATGGCCGGCATGGTCAACGTCCCCGGTTCCTGGCAGGCCGCCGCCGGCTGCCCCGGTGACTGGCAGCCCGACTGCGAACTCACCGCCCTCACCGACAACGGTGACGGAACTTACTCCGGCACCTTCACCGTCCCCGCCGGCGACTACGAAGCCAAAGTGGCGCTCGATGGCAGTTGGGCGCTCAACTACGGCGTCGACGGCAAGCAAGACGGCGACAACTACACCTTCTCCGTCAGCGCCGACGGCCCCGTGACCTTCACGTACGACTCCAGCACCAACATCCTCACCATCGAAGCTCCGTAA
- the folB gene encoding dihydroneopterin aldolase, with product MDKILVSDLCVRGLIGIEPAEREQPQNIIINITAYASTRPAALSDDITAAVNYAEMAEQVRRHVEAGHPRLVERLAEEIAGILLTQFPVNKVRVRVEKPDALPHARAVGVEIVRRRKKGGSFLTSSPQM from the coding sequence ATGGACAAGATTCTCGTCTCCGACCTGTGCGTGCGCGGCCTGATTGGCATTGAGCCAGCAGAACGCGAGCAGCCACAGAACATCATCATCAACATCACCGCCTATGCCAGCACGCGCCCCGCCGCGCTCTCCGACGACATCACCGCGGCGGTGAACTACGCGGAAATGGCGGAGCAGGTGCGTCGCCATGTAGAAGCAGGCCACCCGCGGTTGGTTGAGCGTCTGGCGGAAGAGATTGCCGGCATTCTCCTCACCCAATTTCCCGTGAACAAAGTGCGCGTGCGCGTCGAAAAACCGGACGCCCTGCCACATGCGCGCGCCGTCGGCGTGGAGATCGTCCGTCGCCGCAAAAAGGGGGGATCATTCTTGACATCGTCGCCGCAAATGTGA
- a CDS encoding polysaccharide deacetylase family protein, whose protein sequence is MTRTRSSRLPQQSSPDAIGCVGTILLLGCVIILLTAMFGKDKGHLVSVEAQDTSGPTTASLAVVSDTPRPTRTLPPLPTATSTGTATPTATWTPTATWLPTNTWTPTAAPPTEEPPTVDLTALLPTATYTPRPLPTPVGTISWTLRAPILMYHYISSPPEDADEYRLDLSVEPEAFRAQMAYLAENGYTTVDLYDLSLAIVDKKPLPEKAVIITVDDGYVDIYENAFPVLQAYGLKATFFIITDYVDRGAAPYATWAMLEEMANAGMRLEPHTKTHPDLRDRDQNFLVWEILGSQETLAAHIGYTPRYFAYPAGRYDDLVLQIVEQLDFWGAVTTAGGWWQGFDNRYEWKRLRVRHTTTMPEFIDLLEGGQ, encoded by the coding sequence ATGACACGGACGCGCTCCTCCCGTTTACCGCAACAATCAAGCCCGGATGCCATCGGCTGCGTGGGCACCATTCTTTTGCTTGGCTGCGTCATTATCTTGCTCACGGCCATGTTTGGCAAAGACAAGGGCCACCTTGTTTCCGTGGAGGCGCAAGATACGAGTGGGCCAACAACGGCTTCCCTGGCAGTTGTCTCCGACACGCCGCGCCCCACGCGCACGCTGCCGCCGCTGCCCACGGCCACCAGCACGGGAACGGCGACGCCCACAGCTACCTGGACGCCCACGGCAACCTGGCTCCCCACGAACACGTGGACGCCTACCGCCGCGCCGCCGACGGAAGAGCCACCGACAGTAGACCTGACGGCCCTGCTACCCACGGCCACGTACACGCCCAGGCCACTGCCCACGCCCGTGGGCACGATAAGTTGGACGCTGCGCGCGCCTATCCTCATGTACCATTACATTAGCTCGCCACCGGAAGACGCGGATGAGTATCGCCTGGATCTGTCGGTGGAGCCGGAGGCGTTCCGGGCACAAATGGCTTACCTGGCGGAAAACGGCTATACGACGGTCGATCTATACGACCTGTCGCTGGCAATTGTGGACAAGAAGCCGCTGCCGGAGAAGGCGGTGATCATCACGGTGGATGATGGTTACGTGGATATTTACGAGAATGCGTTTCCGGTGCTGCAAGCGTATGGACTGAAGGCGACGTTTTTCATTATTACAGATTATGTGGACCGGGGGGCGGCTCCGTATGCGACGTGGGCGATGTTGGAAGAGATGGCAAATGCCGGCATGCGCCTCGAACCCCACACCAAAACCCACCCCGACCTGCGCGACCGCGACCAGAACTTCCTCGTTTGGGAAATCCTCGGCTCGCAAGAAACCCTTGCCGCCCACATCGGCTACACCCCCCGTTACTTCGCCTACCCTGCTGGTCGCTACGATGACCTCGTCCTGCAAATCGTGGAACAACTTGACTTTTGGGGCGCGGTGACGACGGCCGGCGGATGGTGGCAAGGGTTCGATAACCGATACGAGTGGAAGCGGCTGCGTGTGCGTCACACCACCACCATGCCGGAATTCATTGACCTGTTGGAAGGTGGACAGTAG
- a CDS encoding sigma-70 family RNA polymerase sigma factor, producing MDESALIARAKVDREAFGQLYEIYVDRIYNYVYYRTGSVADAEDLTARVFERAMQHIGNYQDKGVPFSAWLYRIAHNMVANWHRDRSRRQIFSLEDFAQWQANEDGPEFKAERVAEREVLLAAVRRLPAERQELLLLKFLEQLPNAEIGEIMGRSEGAIKSLYHRTLLALRDDLQQQPQGAEASTKWYSLADRLWRKEKTPVFSGEDGPISTER from the coding sequence ATGGATGAATCAGCCTTGATAGCCCGTGCGAAAGTTGACAGAGAGGCATTCGGTCAACTCTACGAAATCTACGTAGACCGCATCTACAATTATGTCTACTATCGCACGGGGAGCGTGGCCGACGCCGAAGACCTGACGGCGCGCGTTTTTGAGCGAGCGATGCAGCATATTGGTAATTACCAGGATAAGGGTGTGCCCTTTTCCGCCTGGCTTTATCGAATTGCCCACAACATGGTTGCGAACTGGCACCGTGACCGCAGTCGTCGCCAGATTTTCTCGCTGGAGGATTTTGCGCAGTGGCAGGCGAATGAGGACGGGCCGGAATTCAAGGCGGAACGGGTGGCGGAGCGGGAAGTGCTGTTGGCGGCGGTGCGCCGTTTGCCGGCAGAACGACAGGAATTACTGTTGTTGAAATTTCTGGAACAGCTTCCTAACGCGGAAATTGGCGAGATCATGGGGCGCAGCGAGGGGGCCATCAAGTCCCTCTATCATCGCACGCTGCTGGCCCTACGAGATGATCTACAGCAGCAGCCGCAAGGCGCTGAGGCGAGCACGAAGTGGTATTCCCTGGCTGATCGTCTGTGGCGTAAAGAAAAGACGCCTGTTTTTTCTGGCGAAGATGGTCCAATCTCCACAGAGCGTTAG
- a CDS encoding DegV family protein has protein sequence MRIVMDDAGDIPAELVAKHKIVVVPVNIHFGTEEFLSGVEMDLPAFYRKVETVSSANFPKTSQPNPYQFSEAYRAILAEGDNEILVITVSEKLSKTYASAIAAANELGDEATVHVFDSMSGSIGQGFMALEAARMSEAGASYADILKRLEYMREKQAIAFLIHSLEFAVKGGRVSALRSTMASLLNIKPVMQLKQGEIVEAGKVRTHKKAMQFMIDFVKSQVGDQPVKLAYIHANTAEGAAALQALAGPAFNSTEELTVDLCVAVAINLGPGTLGLVAIPE, from the coding sequence ATGAGAATCGTAATGGATGACGCTGGCGACATTCCGGCGGAACTGGTCGCAAAGCACAAGATTGTTGTAGTTCCCGTGAATATTCATTTTGGCACGGAGGAATTTTTGTCGGGGGTGGAGATGGATTTGCCGGCATTCTACCGCAAAGTGGAAACCGTCAGCAGCGCCAACTTCCCCAAAACCTCCCAACCCAACCCGTATCAATTTAGCGAAGCGTACCGCGCGATCCTGGCCGAAGGTGACAACGAAATCCTCGTCATCACCGTCAGCGAGAAACTAAGCAAAACCTACGCTTCGGCCATCGCCGCCGCCAATGAACTCGGCGACGAGGCCACCGTTCACGTCTTCGACTCCATGTCCGGCTCCATTGGGCAGGGCTTCATGGCGCTGGAAGCGGCGCGCATGAGCGAGGCGGGGGCCAGCTACGCGGACATCCTCAAACGGCTGGAATACATGCGCGAAAAGCAGGCGATTGCTTTTCTTATTCACAGCCTGGAATTTGCCGTGAAGGGGGGCCGCGTCAGCGCGCTGCGCTCCACCATGGCCTCGCTGCTGAACATCAAGCCCGTGATGCAGTTGAAGCAGGGCGAGATTGTGGAGGCGGGGAAAGTGCGCACGCACAAGAAGGCGATGCAGTTCATGATTGACTTCGTGAAGAGCCAGGTTGGCGACCAGCCCGTGAAACTCGCCTACATTCATGCGAACACGGCGGAGGGCGCGGCGGCGTTGCAGGCGCTGGCCGGTCCCGCTTTCAATTCTACGGAAGAGTTGACGGTGGACCTGTGCGTGGCGGTGGCGATTAACCTGGGACCGGGCACGTTGGGATTGGTGGCTATTCCTGAATAG
- the coxB gene encoding cytochrome c oxidase subunit II, translating into MNHKKHLAIASFLVPVVSVLTYFVLSAIYQLPPEDSAQAVVIDQLFRGHFILISFLFALVVVFMGYSLVVFRRRPGDDTDGEYIHGSNSLEVAWTVIPLFLVVGFGVWGWNVLDEVTAQHPNEIVVEVYGQKWQWQFHYPELGEYANTPDLVVPVNTPIRLEMESRDVLHSFWVPEFRVKKDLMPGRKTVLRITPTVAGTYKVRCAEICGQRHAYMLADVRVLSAEDYASWRSDILAVASLPPAEQGQRLWENNCASCHSVDGSTVVGPTWQGIYGEPVELADGTTVTVDDAYIKQSIYDPNSQIVAGFQPNLMPQNYQSTLSDQDVANIIEFIKTLTPP; encoded by the coding sequence ATGAACCACAAGAAACATCTTGCTATAGCCTCTTTTCTAGTCCCTGTCGTTAGTGTGCTCACCTACTTTGTTTTGAGTGCTATTTACCAACTCCCCCCGGAGGACAGCGCCCAGGCGGTTGTCATTGACCAGTTATTCCGCGGCCATTTCATCCTTATTTCCTTCCTCTTTGCGCTCGTCGTAGTCTTTATGGGATACAGCCTGGTGGTGTTCCGCCGCCGTCCCGGCGACGACACGGATGGCGAATACATCCACGGCAGCAACTCCCTGGAAGTAGCCTGGACGGTTATCCCCCTCTTCCTGGTGGTCGGATTTGGCGTCTGGGGTTGGAATGTGCTTGACGAAGTGACAGCCCAACACCCGAACGAAATCGTCGTGGAGGTATATGGGCAGAAGTGGCAGTGGCAGTTCCACTATCCCGAACTGGGCGAATACGCCAATACTCCCGACCTGGTGGTTCCCGTCAATACACCCATCCGCCTGGAAATGGAGTCGCGCGATGTGTTGCATTCCTTCTGGGTTCCTGAATTTCGCGTAAAGAAGGACTTGATGCCGGGGCGCAAAACCGTCCTGCGCATCACGCCCACCGTGGCCGGAACCTACAAGGTGCGCTGCGCCGAGATTTGTGGTCAGCGCCACGCCTATATGCTGGCGGATGTGCGCGTCCTCTCGGCGGAGGATTATGCCAGTTGGCGGAGCGATATATTGGCGGTTGCCAGCCTGCCACCGGCGGAGCAAGGACAGCGCTTGTGGGAAAACAACTGCGCCTCGTGCCACAGCGTGGATGGTAGCACCGTGGTCGGTCCGACCTGGCAAGGCATCTATGGCGAACCGGTTGAACTTGCCGATGGTACGACGGTGACGGTGGATGATGCCTACATTAAACAATCGATTTACGATCCAAATTCACAGATTGTGGCCGGGTTCCAACCCAACCTGATGCCGCAGAATTATCAGAGCACCCTGTCTGATCAGGACGTTGCCAACATCATCGAGTTTATTAAGACATTGACGCCGCCATAA
- a CDS encoding cbb3-type cytochrome c oxidase subunit I, translating to MIRGIAGQVVGTLLGMALVAGIRSAAGMPADFEAALVIGAIIGVLTFLLACGVLNDWIRWIMGRKTPMRHGPPEHAPVWTRYFSVDYNHKVIGIQYGVTGVIVLLVGGLLAIIFRLELSYPGMQFLQLDTYNTLFSAHGIIMIASILLGVGAMVNYLVPLMIGASDMAFPRLNAFSYWVGVPAALLLIAGIFIGGWDTGWVAYPPHSTTTPNIGVSLFLLGFWINGFSSIAGAINVLVTVATMRAPGMSLFKMPIFVWGAISAALIQFSVTQTVGLALLMVITQRLMGLGFFDPAAPAGIPGGNPLLYQHLFWFYSHPVVYLFVLPGLGVISELLPVFTRKPLFGYKAIALASLGIAFVGFLVWAHHMFVSGMSDSLQRVFMVSTMFVAVPTGVKFFSWIGTVWGGKMIFPTPMLFVLGAISVFLIGGLTGPILATVPTDMHLHDSYWVVGHFHATMFGGFVFPFFAALYYWYPKITGRMYNEKLGKLHFYLMTPGFWLMSLGQMRMGLMGMRRRIADYDPALGITFTQTLVTFSALIIAWSVLIMVYNLVVSARRQEVAAPNPWGSRSPEWQTPTPIPELNYDTPIEVVGEPYDYGLPGSVYVKTSTVPAAGD from the coding sequence CTGATTCGCGGAATCGCGGGGCAGGTTGTAGGTACGCTGCTAGGCATGGCTCTGGTTGCCGGCATTCGCAGCGCCGCGGGGATGCCGGCAGATTTTGAGGCCGCGCTCGTCATTGGAGCCATCATTGGCGTCCTCACCTTTTTGCTGGCCTGTGGCGTTCTCAACGACTGGATCCGTTGGATCATGGGGCGCAAAACCCCCATGCGTCATGGTCCCCCCGAACACGCGCCCGTCTGGACCCGCTATTTTAGCGTTGATTACAATCACAAAGTCATTGGCATTCAATATGGGGTCACGGGCGTTATTGTGTTGCTTGTGGGCGGCTTGTTGGCGATTATCTTCCGCCTGGAGCTTTCCTATCCGGGGATGCAGTTCTTGCAATTGGATACCTACAACACCCTGTTCAGTGCGCACGGCATCATCATGATCGCCAGTATTTTGCTGGGCGTCGGGGCGATGGTCAACTACCTGGTTCCCTTGATGATCGGCGCGTCGGACATGGCTTTCCCGCGTCTGAATGCCTTTAGCTACTGGGTGGGCGTGCCGGCAGCTTTGTTGCTGATTGCCGGCATTTTCATTGGCGGCTGGGACACAGGTTGGGTCGCCTACCCCCCGCACAGCACCACCACCCCCAACATCGGCGTCTCCCTCTTCTTGCTTGGCTTCTGGATCAACGGCTTCTCTTCCATCGCCGGAGCCATCAACGTCCTCGTCACCGTCGCCACCATGCGCGCGCCGGGGATGAGTCTGTTCAAAATGCCCATCTTTGTCTGGGGGGCCATTTCCGCCGCGCTCATTCAATTCTCCGTGACCCAAACCGTTGGCCTGGCCCTCCTCATGGTAATCACCCAGCGCCTCATGGGGTTAGGCTTCTTCGATCCGGCGGCGCCTGCCGGCATTCCCGGCGGCAACCCCCTCCTCTACCAGCACCTTTTCTGGTTCTACTCCCACCCCGTCGTCTACCTGTTCGTCCTGCCCGGCCTCGGCGTCATCAGCGAACTACTGCCCGTCTTCACGCGCAAGCCGCTCTTTGGCTACAAAGCCATCGCCCTCGCCAGCCTGGGCATCGCCTTCGTCGGCTTCCTCGTGTGGGCGCACCACATGTTCGTCTCCGGCATGAGCGACTCCTTGCAGCGCGTCTTCATGGTCTCCACCATGTTCGTCGCCGTCCCCACCGGCGTCAAGTTCTTCAGTTGGATCGGAACGGTCTGGGGAGGGAAAATGATCTTCCCCACCCCCATGCTCTTCGTCCTCGGCGCGATCTCCGTCTTCCTCATCGGCGGCCTCACCGGCCCTATTTTGGCGACCGTCCCCACCGACATGCACCTGCACGACAGCTACTGGGTCGTGGGGCACTTCCACGCCACCATGTTTGGCGGGTTCGTTTTCCCCTTCTTCGCCGCCCTCTACTATTGGTATCCAAAGATAACGGGGCGCATGTACAATGAGAAATTGGGCAAACTACACTTCTATTTGATGACGCCAGGGTTCTGGTTGATGAGTCTGGGCCAGATGCGCATGGGCTTGATGGGTATGCGCCGCCGTATCGCTGATTACGATCCCGCATTGGGCATTACATTCACGCAAACGCTCGTCACCTTTTCCGCTCTGATTATCGCCTGGTCAGTCTTGATCATGGTGTATAACCTCGTCGTCAGCGCCCGCCGCCAGGAAGTCGCCGCGCCAAATCCGTGGGGTTCCCGCTCCCCCGAGTGGCAGACGCCCACGCCCATTCCCGAACTGAACTACGACACCCCCATTGAGGTCGTCGGCGAACCCTATGACTACGGCTTGCCCGGTTCCGTTTACGTCAAAACCAGTACGGTTCCCGCCGCCGGAGATTAG
- a CDS encoding cytochrome C oxidase subunit IV family protein, with amino-acid sequence MELKKVAYRQGIYVLIALAALTILEFVVSSATDGSASLLFIIALLKTGLIVNYFMHIYRLWREESH; translated from the coding sequence GTGGAACTAAAAAAGGTCGCATATCGCCAGGGAATATACGTACTCATTGCGTTGGCTGCCTTGACGATTCTGGAATTTGTCGTTAGCAGTGCCACGGATGGTTCTGCTTCCTTGCTGTTCATTATTGCCCTGCTCAAGACGGGCCTGATCGTGAACTATTTCATGCACATATATCGCCTGTGGCGTGAGGAGAGTCACTAA